The Brassica rapa cultivar Chiifu-401-42 unplaced genomic scaffold, CAAS_Brap_v3.01 Scaffold0031, whole genome shotgun sequence region AGAAGAAAAAGCCTAAGCTTTGAAATTATCCTTTGCTTCTCGGATAATAGCCAAGCTTCTGCTTCATCTGCAGTCTCTGAAATACCTAAAGCCTGACGAATATTGTATTCGAACTGCGGAGGAATGGGTTACAAGCTTTCTCCATCTTCAATGTTGTCGGAATCTGCCACCAAGATAACAAGAATCAACATTTAGTTAAGCAATGCAAAAGAGGATCATTTGGTgatgaatcattttttttttaccgtAGGTAACTTCTTTTTACGGAGCTCTGCAACATGAGCTGCATAAGACTGAAGTACTTGAGTGTTGGGCTCTATAGACAACGCAAACTTGGAATTACTCTGCaaccaaatcaaaaccaaaGTCATTTGAGACCCacgtttttaattaaaagcttCTTGACAACAACTAGTGATACCAAAGTATGTCAGACCAGTGTATATTCATGACCACAGTATATGCTTGTGTCATCTGGTAAAGAAATGATCTTTTGAGAGAAGCAAGCATCTGCAGCAGAGGATACAAATACACTAAACTTTTGATCCAAAAGAAATGtaattaaaaggaaaaatagaaagagagagagagagagagagactagtGTTTACCTGCTTAGGGGTACCTTCAAAGAGTTTACCACAAGATAAGCTAAACAAGGTGTCCCCAGAGAAGATAGCTCGTGATCCTGGAAAGTACAAGCTGATATGGCCTGCAAGAAGAATCAAGATAATCATGTTGTGCACAACAGAAGCAAGAACAACATGCATAACATTCAAagctctaaaatataatattgtgaATATGATAAAACAACCTTTTGTGTGGCCAGGAGTATCCATAACATGGACTTCATGACCAGCAAACATCCACTTGTCACCATCCTTCAAGGCTATATCAATCCCAGGTATCCGGTCTCTATCTAAAGCTGAGCCAATCACCTACATTCCAAAACATTCAATCATCCCAAAcaactttttgtttttgctcTTAAATGTTAGATTGTGAGAGAGAAGTTAAAAAGTCATTCCTACCTTTGCACCGTACCTGTCTTTCAATTCCAGATTGCCACCAGTATGATCATAATGATGATGTGTATTCAATATATACGTTAGGTTCCGACCACTCCTCTGCAAAGAATCAATCACAGGTTCAGCTTCAGAAGGGTCAACCACCCCAACAGTACCAGTATCCTCGTCATGCAAAATGTAAGCATAGTTGTCTTTTAGACAAGGCACCTGAAAAGAACAAAACACATGAGGACTATCTTCAACCACATGATGGCCaactaaaaaaaaagctatGGACCATAGTGGTATATTGAGAAAGAATGGTCAAGGAGATTCACACCATCTCAATCTGCAAAGAGGAGATACTGGAGGAGACACTGCAGAAACTGGAGACTCGAATAGATTTGCCAGCGCCGCGGAGAGTCCTAAGAGGTGAAGAGACAAGCTTCATGACTCTACTGACAAGACCCTTTCGGATGTGAAGCTGCCTCACACATGGCTGACTTGCTAggttctgaaaaaaaaaaagaaaaaaaaaacacacaattaTATGTTATATCATTCTGTTTTTGAAATGATGAGTAACAAAAACGATTCAAGATTCAAAAGAAGAGCCATCAAGCATCATTGCATCCAAAATTCAAGATAAAGCAcagatttttttcattaatcCACTGATTCTGTTTACGCAATTCTCATTACATTTATTAAGAGGATGAACTAATCAAAACGATCTTCAAGAGCTAATCATAACTGAAAAGATGTCAGATTTTTTCATGAAAGTGAGAAGCTTTGGAGAGAAATGGAACAAACCCTAGAGCATCGGAAGAAGGAGATAGCAGAGGAAGCTTTCGAGATGTTttgcatctctctctctctctgttttcgAGATGAAAGGATTTGGCTTCCTCTGTATCTCTCACAGAGATTCTCTCTTTGATCCAAGAAGGAATCTTCGTCGGAGAAAGCGCGTAAAAAGCCGAAAAGAGAGAGTCTGTCTCGAGGTGCTATACGATAACCCAAACCGACTTAACCGGAACCAAACCGTACCAAATGCTAACACCAAGTCAATAGACAGCGAGGCATCTCTAAATGTTTTGGTTAGACGTGTCTTCACGaccacactttttttttttggtaaatacagATCCACACTTGAGTCTTGTCTTGtgctaaaattatatttatttgatatttcaCATATAAAGGATTTCGCTCAATTTATTTAtcgtaaattaattttaaattggaaGAGAATTTATTATACTATCAATTATCAAAGCATTTTAGCGGTCAAGAACTCAAGATACTTAAAGAACACATGAATCATGAACTCATGACGCGACCacatttatgtatttttaaactTGTTTTGTTTGTCTCGTGGTAGACTAGACCTTTACGCGCGTGCAGGTATGAAACGTATAATGTACCAGGGCCAGCCTTGGCCCTATGCGTATGCATTTACTTGgttatacaattaaaaaaacttatacAACGCCTGAATTTttgcttttttaatttttatcatcAGCTGAAGGCCGCCTTTAAAGCGCATTACTGAAACATAAAAtttagtaattaattaatttatggtttTGGTCTTTTGGCCGATGTTGTTTTGGTTTGTAGGAGCAGTATTTACTTTTTAGGGTATATAAAATATCTAGGATCTGACAACTTAAACCAGGATTATTATCCGATTTTCATTCAGTTAACCGGTTCTCGTGTGAATAAAAAGTCGTGGTGTAAGGCGAACCAACTCGTGTATCAACTTGTTTTGATTCATTCCAACATGTTCCTTGTTCAAACTTCATCAAAATGTTTTCAAGCCGAGTTTCTTCCCAAATATGAGTCAGATCTCAAGAAAATTCTACAAGACCAGAATTGCCGTTATTATATCTGTGTATAGCATAACATAATCCAACTTTTAAGTTCATTTGAGTTTAACATGTTGCGTCCACCTATTAACATATTATAATGTGTTTAGCTTTTTAAATGCAACCGCGTATGAATGTGCCTATTTACTTGGAACTTCAGTTTGATAGTCTGCATGTGTGAGGCACTGAAgactatatataatttaataaattttgtttttaaccaTTTAAAGAGGTTATGTACATTAATTACCTTTTAATATTTTGGGagctttatgccaatctttCACTTATCTAGGTCAATGACCCATCACTACTAGCTTTGATATATAAATCAAATCTTCTAAAAATTGTGACTGATTTGCTACATATATACTTTCTGTCAGCAACCAATGCTGCAGTAGACCTTACAATCTAAATGGTACGGATCAATAAACAAAAGTGTCGACCACATAGTTGTAAAGTGGTTTACATGAAAAGATAAATCTGCATCAAACTACCTAACCAAGACATCAAGCAATCTAAACCGGAATCAGAACTCGGTTTAGAGTGAAGCAGCTAGGACCAGGTCTTGTAACCCCATGTGGACTTGGACAAACCGTGTCTTAGTGAATTTTCTATTACGATATCCTACACTTTGGTTCAAAATGTtgaaaactatttatttttgtagTAAAGTCAAAGTCAAAGTTCTTATATGTGTGTGTCTacataaacatatataagaTAGTGCGACGAAGCTTGCACAGGTCAAACCACGGGACATCTCAAGTACCCTATATATAAGAGTGATTATCGAATTAACAACACACACAAACCAAAAAGACCCTACACTTCCTAACCAATAGAAAGCTCAAAATCTTGTTTTGTTTGGTCTTCCATTCaagaaaaaagaaggaaaaaatatAAGTATCATGAAGAGACAAATAGTGCTCGTAATTATCTTAGTTGTTATTTTCCTTATTGTCTTGGACGTTACGCAAGTTGAAGCCAGGCGCATGAGGCCTTTCCCGGACGCTGTCGATGAGATCAAACTACTGTTTCAGGCGTTGCAAAGAGGTCCGGTCACTGGCTCTGGTCCGAACGGTTGCACCAATATTCCTCGCGGTTCAGGGAGGTGCCGCAACGGCTAAAGCTATCATACAAATCTCCTTCATCATTATTTGATTCTTTTCTTTCCCACATTTGTTTGTTCCGTACATAATTACATATACGTAACTATAAGATAGCTTTAGAATTGGTCTCATAACATCTTGAATTGTAATCTACGGAAGGTTAGCTGGAAGCTACATTTATAGAAACCAATGTAATAATCAAacgatttttttcatttaataaaaGAAACTTTATTGAGAATGCACAGACAGCAACTCAATGAACTTGAATTAGATAAGTTATTGATTCGGCAGTGTTTACTAATAGTCTTGTTACTAATCGTACTCTTGTGAAATGTAAGAAAGCTAGAAAGAGAACATGTACGGCACACGTGTGTGTACCTGTGTGAAACTGCTCTATGTTCTTCTGTAGCCAAGCATCAAATGCTTGTAATAACGACACCGAATGATTCGCTGCCATCAACATTTGGTTGAGTACCAAGAACTCATCTTCATTCGCTCTTCGATAAGCCTGTAATGTCAATCACGCATGTGTGTGAGGAGAGATTTTCAAAGAGAGAAGGTAGATGGGAGAAGGGAAGAAGTTTGCTCACCATCTAACAAGGCATCTTTTAACGCCTTGAGATATAGGACGGAAGAAAGACGGATCTCTCTGAGTATATAGTATCCCAACCTGGACCAGACTCAAAACCctatttattaaaaatggtCTATTAGTGTCTAGTCTACAGATCAAGAGACGGTAGGTCTTTTTACCTCGACCAGTGCCATAGCAGAAGGGTCTTCAAAGATCACAAGGTTATAGTCACCCAAACATGTCATTACCTAAAATACTTTTCTCACCTCCGAAGCACTGAAGTAATCAGGAACTATGTACCTAAGACATATTGCAAGTTTGCACttctttttagtttatattCTATTCGGTTCTCTCGTCGTGCATTGCTCCATCTTAGTTTTTTGGTAAttgcaagaaaaaaagaagagttgGAAATTATTTATTGCAAATTAGAGAAAATAAAAGTgatttattactaattaattacATTTCCAcactaaaattttgataatcTAACTAGCAATCAATCTCTACACGCCTTTCTCATGAATGTTCAGCCTTTATCATGTATAAAGTGACGCATGTTCAGCAGCCGATGAAACCGCACTTTTAAGAAAGTGGTGTAGCCATcgctttcttgttttcttcttctagaCTCGACCGGATAGTTTGAGGAGATGCCACTTTGTTTATGCTGCCACATAATAATAACATGTTTTAATTACCAATCTAAAAATACTAAAGAAGTATTATAAGCATGCAGATATTAAAGACTCACCATACAAGTACATCTCCACTTGATGATCTTTTCTCAGAGATCCATTCCGGGACTAGCTCTTGCATTAACACAAGCTGCTCTTCAACTTCTCCTGCAAATAACGTAGCAAAAATGGTTAGGACATCTTTGAAAACACTTATAATGTATTGAGATGCTGAATGAAGGTGCTTACTTCTGTCGGTGATATCAGAATGACCGGCGATTATCTTGTGCACAAGCTCTTCTTTTGTGATCACCCAACGCCTTATTGATTGGACTAAGTAATGGATGACGTTGAAAAATTTAGGCAGACAAGCTATCATCTTTCGCCTTCTCTTTGCCTCAGAGATTGCTGGATTAGAATCCTCAATAGCTTTCCTCTCTTGTTCTTTAATCTGAAATGAGCACAAAAGAAGTTCAATTTATCTCAATAAGCTAACTAGCTAAGCCAATCTCACTTAAGTACAATGTAATTATGAGGAGCTTAATGTATTACCTCCTCTCGAAGATTATCAGGAAGTATACTGAGTATTTCATCATCGCTGGATGCATCTTGGACCAGTACTTGATCAATGTCTTCATCAACATCTGTCACATCCTCTGTATAAGAATCAAAGTTCAACGACCTTGATGAGCTTAGTGAGGAACGCCTCGCGAGCTTAAATGGTTGGTCGGTAGTAACATCATCTAGATTAGTATCATCGCTACTTCTTTTCACCAGACGAGCTTCAAGAGATCGACTGAACAGCCGGGCGGGAGTTGAAGCAAACTCAGGTGGGGTTGAAGCGACAAAAGCTGGTGCTGAGTCAATTTTAGCCGGCGTTGAAGGTACACTAGCTGGAGTTGACACAGCTTTCACTGGGGTCGGAGCCAAGTTAATCTTAGACAAAGCTGGTCTAGCAGGACTTGAAGCTGGTTTGACTGGGGTTGATGGGACTTTCATGAAAGATGAAATCAATTTAGCTGCTGGAATAGAAGCCATCTCTTCCATGACTGAACTAAAACTCTTAACCTCATCCTTCGAGTTCTCATTTAGTTTCCTTCTACTGAAAAGCTCTGGAAGTGGTTCCTCGGGAACTTCATCACcctaaaccaaataaaaaaaaactcaattaataatataaatataacatCCAAAATCATTACAATATGCATTTTTATCATCATATACCTGAGGGTGAGCTTTAACAAAGTCAGCAAGTCTTGTCCTGAACACTTTCCGGAGTGAGATCTTCTTGCTTTTGTCATGGTCCTCAACTGCATCGGCGTTGAGTGAAACATGAAGGTCTGGTTTCATGCAGCGAGTTGTTTCATCATGTACCAACACTCTCTTAATCTCGATTGCCTCTGGCAATAAATGTTTGATTTGCGCCAAATGACTGTAGCAAAACCTCCTGAGAAAATAAATTCAACATCAAGATCAAATATGAATTGTTTATTCAGATCAGATACAATTTTTCCAGGAAAGTACCTTTCCGTCAAATGCTCGATTTTCCCGGAAATGTTGGAGAAAGTCGGCTTAGAGCCTCGTAATTTCGACAACACGATCGAACTGTCAAGCGCATCGAAGAACTTTCCAAGAGTTTCGTACCTGTGAAGATCCAAATCTCAATCAGaatcgtgaaaaaaaaaaactaagaaccctAGAAATCAAAAACTTACTTCTCCGGCAGCTTCTCTTTCTCGGCGATCTTGTTAGTATTGGATACTCGTTTGGAGGAGGAAGACGACGAGAACACGAGCTGAATCCTGGCGGATGAAACCTTACCAAGCGGATCTTCAGATCTGCGGCAAGATCCAGCGGCCTGGGGAACTTCTTTCTCGGATAGAGCAGCAGATCGGTTGCTGGATCTTGTGATGGTACTCTCCGGCGGCTTCTCCGGCGTCGGGAAAGGTACAGAAGAAGACGAATCGGGGTTTCCGGTTTGCGATTTCGAGCGTGGCGAATCGAAGAGACGTTTCTTCGATTTGAACGGGATGGATCTAGAAGAGCCCGGTGCGCTCATCTTTCTTTTAGCAAAGTCAATGAGTGTTAAAttacagagaaagagagaggaggCGCGACGGTGACGAAGAAGGGTTTTATTATATGGCTCTCAGAGGAGAGGAGGGAGATAGAAGATGCACGTTGCTTCCCGCCAAATTATGCGCGCGAAATTATGTGAAGCCCATTAGGCCCATAATGTGGAGACGGAGAAGAAGGTATGGCGCGAAGAGGGAAGGAGTGGGACTGTGGAGAGAGTTGCCACGTGTGACTCCCGCTAAATTTCTGCCGTTGCTCCCTCGGAGCTGTATCACCGAGGAAAAGCCCAGTAGAACTATAAAGAGGCCCAAATGTGCCCTTGATAGAGGATAATACTTCAATGTTCACTTGTAAAAAGATCCAAAATGAAGGAAAAATCTTTAAATCAATGAACTAATCACGAGGGGATCGCAGCCCGCCCTTGTCGTTTGACCATTTTTCGTTGTAAACAAATACTCTAGTGACTTGACTATAGTGTCTTGTAAGATGGTAGGTAATTGTGTTGTTGCAATTGCCTCTCCCACCAACTTCTTTAACTGTAAAAA contains the following coding sequences:
- the LOC103857366 gene encoding uncharacterized protein LOC103857366; translation: MKRQIVLVIILVVIFLIVLDVTQVEARRMRPFPDAVDEIKLLFQALQRGPVTGSGPNGCTNIPRGSGRCRNG
- the LOC103857365 gene encoding CDT1-like protein a, chloroplastic, coding for MSAPGSSRSIPFKSKKRLFDSPRSKSQTGNPDSSSSVPFPTPEKPPESTITRSSNRSAALSEKEVPQAAGSCRRSEDPLGKVSSARIQLVFSSSSSSKRVSNTNKIAEKEKLPEKYETLGKFFDALDSSIVLSKLRGSKPTFSNISGKIEHLTERRFCYSHLAQIKHLLPEAIEIKRVLVHDETTRCMKPDLHVSLNADAVEDHDKSKKISLRKVFRTRLADFVKAHPQGDEVPEEPLPELFSRRKLNENSKDEVKSFSSVMEEMASIPAAKLISSFMKVPSTPVKPASSPARPALSKINLAPTPVKAVSTPASVPSTPAKIDSAPAFVASTPPEFASTPARLFSRSLEARLVKRSSDDTNLDDVTTDQPFKLARRSSLSSSRSLNFDSYTEDVTDVDEDIDQVLVQDASSDDEILSILPDNLREEIKEQERKAIEDSNPAISEAKRRRKMIACLPKFFNVIHYLVQSIRRWVITKEELVHKIIAGHSDITDRREVEEQLVLMQELVPEWISEKRSSSGDVLVCINKVASPQTIRSSLEEENKKAMATPLS